DNA sequence from the Colletotrichum destructivum chromosome 9, complete sequence genome:
AGAACCTTGACGAAAACATCACCCactgtcgtcgtcgtcgtacaAAGCCTTCGATCGAAGCGACGCGGCACCTCGCCTCGGCCCTACAACCTTTATCTCGAGCCGGGAAAGTCTAAACAGGCCGTATTCTGCATACCTCTTCGAGATTCGCCTCTTCGACGTCGCCCAGCAGTCTCGCGCCGGCCAAAGCCGCAACCGAAGGCATCTCCATTCTTGCAGCCGtagcgcgccgccgccgctgccgccgccgccgaaatGGCACCGCCGTGCAACGTGTTCCCGGTTTCGAAGCTGGAGCTTCACGTTCAAGCCGAtgtcaagggcaagaagcgcaagctcCCGGGGGGCGCTGACGTCGACTTGACCAAGTGTGCGCTGAAGGAGATGACGCAGTATCGGTGCTTTATCGACGACCCAAAGTCCCGAGACAGCCCGGTGCGATGTTGGCCCATACACCGGCTCTTTCGGCAGTGAGTTCCTGGCTTCCCGCTTTCCTTTGCCTTGATGATATCAGACTTTGATGTTCCGAATTTTGCTGATTGCGGCCGgttctttcctttcctccGAAAAAAAGATGTCAGGACAAAAAGGGAACATTCACAGTTGAGACGACAGCCTGGGAGGGTTCAAGCTCCAACACTCATCAGAGCCCCCCAACGACAGGCGGCCCCAAACTTGACGGGGGCCACCACGACGTGCCGTCGTACCACGAATGGTTACGGGCGTAAAAGGATGATTAGGCACGGCATGAGTAGCCTGGACTTTTCTCATTGAATACACCATGAATACCAGATGATGGTTTGAATGCATGCCTACATGCCACCATTCGAGGTTGTCCGTTAGtgaccagccagccatcaTCTGCATCGGGTCAAATATACGCCTGTCATCACCTATGCAAACCACCTGCTTATAGTCTCGTACTGCTGCGACATTGATTTTCGCGGTACCAGTCGATGATGCCCTGTCGCATCCATTCGCAGCTAATGATTACAGAATAGACAGCCCAGGAAAACAGTCACAACGCCTTTTTAGGTTGATTTCTTCCAACGCGAACCTCAGAACTGACCAAACTGtctgcctcttcctcttcgtcatcctgCAGCGCTAGGCCCTTAATCCCCATCTGTAGTCGGTTACAAGGTAGCATAACGAGAACAGCAGCAATAGCCTTGTATGTAGACCAGGCACCGAGCGCAGCACCctggagaaaagaaaacTTTCGGCTCGATTTGATGGTGTGTATGGTACAATCGGGGTCGGTCGATCAGCTGATGAAGCCCGTATCTTGTCTAAGACCGCAGATGCCCTCTCGCTCCCGTCGCCCAATCTAACAGATCGCTCTTCTCACTCAGCTGCCTCGTTCGTCATACCCTATCGTCCTTGTCGCTTATGCCTTCTGGCCAcgggcctcggccttctgctgctcgagCTTGGCGTAGTAGCTGTCGCGGGCGTTCGTGCGTGGCATGTGGAAGCCGTACCTATTGTGTGGTTTAGTTTCGTCGGGGTTGCCCGAATGTCAGGGGGGCTAAGGAACGATGATCGCGTACCAGTAGACGTTGGCCATGGCAAAGCCGAGACCTGCGATATAGTTAGCTAAGTGAGTCTTGGGCAGCAAGTGAACAAGGACGGGAGCCTTGGAGCTGTGGTGCGTGTGCGCATGCCAGCCGGGAAACCGAGACCGAGATGAGCCTCAACTGAACGATGTTCTGTCTCCCGGTCGGCAGCAGATCACTTTCATATCTTCCAATTTCGCCCATGTTGAGACGTACCGAGAGCAatgccgaggtcgagaacgAGGTTGCGTCGCAGCATCTGTCACCGATCGTTAGCCAACAATGTGCCCTCCCTCCATTTTCACAGGCCCGGTGACCCCCCCGGGGGAAGACACGGAGTCCAATTGATTCGGGAAACGTACACCCGTGATGGGCTTAACAGCGGTGGTGCCGGCCATTGTGATGAAGAGTGTGGTGGGAGTTGTGGGAAGTCGATTGAGCCGAGATTTCGTGTACCGGAGTGTgactgatgatgatgatcaAGTCTTCGGGTAGCTCGAATGGTCTGATGAATTCGCGCGATGGGGTCATCACGTGACGTCAAATTCTCCTTGCTTTTGGCTTTTGGCTCCTGATTGAATCTCTTCTGTCATGGTTGGCTAGCCTTCAGGCGGCCCGCAGCTGATAGTGCAGCCTTAGATAATCAGTTTTCCGGAGAAACCTCGGTTGATCCGATCAGACCATGCACGCACTCCGGCGCGACGCTGAGCGTGTGTGTGGAATCTCTACTCAGCTTTTTTCTCCGCCAGGGTGGAAAGTGAAGCTCGCTGGCAGCCAATACGCAACACCAATAGCAGTCATGAGCCTCAACCTTCCTACGAGGAGGCTAGTCTCGTCCGGTATGTTTGCATTGAGTTTCATTGGCCTTCATAAATGCTTTCAATGGCATCCGTCATCCCGTTTCTGCTGTAGACTCCCTTACGACTAACTACGACTTCCTAGCTCCCTCGACCCTGCAATCCATTGCACGACCAATCCCTCGTTCCTTCGTTCTGCCAATCCGTACGGCCACTCAAGTGCGGAACAAATGGAGTTTCGGCGGTCTCTTCGGTAGCCGGCGTAATAAAGCCAGCAGCAATGACGATCTCTTGACGGGAGGCGAGAACCTCGACGACCCTAAAGTCCGTCAACGCTttgcccagcagcagcagccccagTTGTCCAGCTCCATCTTCGAAGAGGAAGTCGAAGATACCGTTtccgagggcaagaagggtTCCAAGGCCGACATGGGGCAGGCCTCTCTGAAGACGCCCGAAACCACCGCCTGGCGACTCGACCCCGATCCGCGAAGCCGTCTCCGTTGGGAACGAAAGAAGATCATTCAGATGGTCCGCCGCAACGGCCGCGTCAGCCGTGCAGAGCGCATTGCGCAGACCGAGAAGGAGCTGGCGCACAAGAGCCCCTTTTTGGAGACCAGTGTCAAGAAGCTCGTGCACTTGGCGCGCCAGATCCAAGGCAAGACGCTGGAAGATGCTGTTTTGCAGATGTCCTactccaagaagaagatggcggctGAAGTCAAGTATCAGCTGGAGGAGGCACGGGACTTGGCTGTAGTCACGCGTggcatgggcatgggctCGAGCAAGGTCAAAACGAAGGGCGTGGACGCGGAGACTCGACCCGTTAAGATCCAGaccaaggacggcaagtCGTTGACCGTCGAAGACCCGACGAGACTCTATGTTGCCCAAGCCTGGGTTGGTAGAGGGCCTTGGAGATCAAAGGGGATCGACTACAAGGGCAGAGGCAGATTCGGCATCATCCTATCTCCCTCTACTAGTACGTTCTGATTATTCTTTTGCCGTGTTTATCCGTTTCTATTTTCAATGCTAACTGCGATACAGGTATTTCGGTCGTGttgaaggaagagaaaacGAGGATACGGGAGCACAGCGAGAAGCTCGCCAAGCAGGCGCGGAGGAAGCCGTGGGTTCATTTGCCCGACAGGCCTGTCACAGCCCAGAGGCCCTACTACTCATGGTAGGGTAGGCGCACTTTTGATGAACAGAACTTGAGATAACGATACATTGCCCGGAGCTGCCGGGAAATCGTCCTGTATCAATCAGAAACTGTAAGAATATGTACAATGAAACCCGTCCTAGAACAAAAGCCACTGCATCTCATTCGCTGTTCTTTTGACGCCCGCCGTAAGGACCGAACGCGTTTCGGCGGCAGAATCAACTCCCCTTCTGGTATCATGATGGACTATCTGATCCTTTTTTCCACTTCATCGCCACACGTGAGCAATCGTCTAGTCATAATTCGTTACAGAGATAATATCCCATCCCGCGTGCATGCCCGGTGTTGAAGCCATACTCGGCTCGCCGTTCGAAGCAAATTGGCAGACAAACCGCCCCACGCCATGCGACTCTGAACTACATCCGCCTCGCAGGCCGTGACTGACACGCGTGATCTTTGGGCGAAGCGATTCCTAAGTAAGACGCTTCATATCAAGCGCCTCGGTGATTGGCGTGGCACCATGTCTTCGTATCGTTTTGACCTCGTCTCCAGTTCCGAATGATTCTTCTCCTTCATGCTGACGATTCCTCCCGTATAGTCCCTTCCAGAACCCGGCATTGGGCCAGATATCTGCATGGAGCGTGACTGGTTTTTTGGCCGCCTGATAAGGAGCCACAAGGCAAGGGCTATGGCCAGAACACCAACGCCAGCACCCACTCCGATACCGACTTTGGCTGGCATGGAGAGCCCTGCGGCCTCGCTGGTTAGATTTTCTGCCCCAGCGCTTGGGGCAGAACCAGATTGTGACGGCCGGGTTCCCATAGAGGCTGACGTAGTCGAACTGGTGGCTCTCGAGGTCTGCAACTTTAGGGAGGTAGTCTTTCACGTGCGTCGTCAGTCCTGTCAAGATTGGTCTGGATGAGGCCAACTACTTACGAGGGTGATAGGTGCAGTAGTCAGAAGTTGTGTTGCTTGTGCAACCTCAGTTATAGACTGACGGGGGGGTTCCGAGGGAGCAGCGCTAGttgcagcagacgaagccgGAGGGTTGGGCGCGCTGGCCTGATTTGATGCGGCAGTGCTCGCCAGGGGCGAAGGCGGCAGAGAAGTTGACGATGGGGGCGAAGGTGGTGTTGTTTGCTGTTGCGCAGGCGCAGAAGGCGCAGGGCTTGATGCGGGTGGTGTTGAAGCGGGCGGTGCTTTGGTAGCAGCTATCATGACATGTCAGTGAACCCCTTTGCCAGATGCTTGAACGAGAATCCGTACTTGCACAGAGGCCAGTGACATAGTCATTGACCTTGGCCGTCTCAGCTGCCGCACATGATTGCGCGGCGCAGTCCCGTATACCGAAGACGAAGTCTTGTTGCTTGCAGAGACAAGTGTTGTCCCCTGACGCACAGCCAAAGCCTTTGGCAATGACATTATTGACGCACGTAATCTGAGAGTCGGCTGTGTGTTAGCTGATATTTCGAGAAGAATGCTTGGAAAGTGAAAACTTTCTCCATCAAGGTCTTGTTCCAAGCAGGTTGTCGAGATTTTCAAGGGTGATCATGTCACCTATTTACTGGGATAACGGAGTTGGGACTTACACCGCAAGGTGGCAAGGAATCCAACTGCGCGCAAACAGCACCAAGAAAAGCTGCCGCCACAACCCCTTGACACTTCATGACGAAAGAGTTGGGAGGAAGTGTTACACAAGTTAAGGTAGTCCGAGACAGGGAGAACGCTGGAAGGAAATCCGGTGTGGGAGATCTGGAATCTCGAGACACCTCGGTTGAATAGGACCGGACCCGTCACAGCGTCGCACGGCAGCTCATGGTCTGACCCGGAACTGAAATGTCAATCCCCAACCCGGGCTGGAGCTGGCGGTGGTGTGAAGAG
Encoded proteins:
- a CDS encoding Putative mitochondrial export protein Som1 is translated as MAPPCNVFPVSKLELHVQADVKGKKRKLPGGADVDLTKCALKEMTQYRCFIDDPKSRDSPVRCWPIHRLFRQCQDKKGTFTVETTAWEGSSSNTHQSPPTTGGPKLDGGHHDVPSYHEWLRA
- a CDS encoding Putative cytochrome c oxidase, subunit VIIa, fungal, with the protein product MAGTTAVKPITGMLRRNLVLDLGIALGLGFAMANVYWYGFHMPRTNARDSYYAKLEQQKAEARGQKA
- a CDS encoding Putative ribosomal protein uL22 superfamily, which translates into the protein MHALRRDAERVCGISTQLFSPPGWKVKLAGSQYATPIAVMSLNLPTRRLVSSAPSTLQSIARPIPRSFVLPIRTATQVRNKWSFGGLFGSRRNKASSNDDLLTGGENLDDPKVRQRFAQQQQPQLSSSIFEEEVEDTVSEGKKGSKADMGQASLKTPETTAWRLDPDPRSRLRWERKKIIQMVRRNGRVSRAERIAQTEKELAHKSPFLETSVKKLVHLARQIQGKTLEDAVLQMSYSKKKMAAEVKYQLEEARDLAVVTRGMGMGSSKVKTKGVDAETRPVKIQTKDGKSLTVEDPTRLYVAQAWVGRGPWRSKGIDYKGRGRFGIILSPSTSISVVLKEEKTRIREHSEKLAKQARRKPWVHLPDRPVTAQRPYYSW
- a CDS encoding Putative extracellular membrane protein, CFEM, producing the protein MKCQGVVAAAFLGAVCAQLDSLPPCGITCVNNVIAKGFGCASGDNTCLCKQQDFVFGIRDCAAQSCAAAETAKVNDYVTGLCATATKAPPASTPPASSPAPSAPAQQQTTPPSPPSSTSLPPSPLASTAASNQASAPNPPASSAATSAAPSEPPRQSITEVAQATQLLTTAPITLTTSLKLQTSRATSSTTSASMGTRPSQSGSAPSAGAENLTSEAAGLSMPAKVGIGVGAGVGVLAIALALWLLIRRPKNQSRSMQISGPMPGSGRDYTGGIVSMKEKNHSELETRSKRYEDMVPRQSPRRLI